CCGCCGGGAAGGCGGTCGCCCAACTCGAAGACCTGTCAGTTCACGTCGCGGGAGACGTCATCAGCCTCGACGCCACCCGACGCGGGGGGCGGATCGTGAACCGGATTGGCCTTCGGTTCCGGCTCAGCCCGCTGCCCGTTCGGCTTGGCGATGGCCGACCGGCCTTCCTGTTTCTGCTGCCACTCCCGGACGAGCAACGAGATCGAAATGCGAGCGCGTTTCTCGGCTCGCTCGATCGACGTCTGCTCGTGGCGACGGCGGTCGTGGCCGTGCTTGCCGTGTTCCTGACCTGGCTGCTGGCCCGGGGAGTCGTTCGCCCGCTGCAGGAGTTGCGTGCAGCGACGGGGGCCCTGGCGCGCGGCCACCGCTCGCATCGCGTGGTGCCTCGGGGCAGCCGTGAGACCCGAGATCTCGCCGCGTCGTTCAACGACATGGCGTCGGCACTCGAGCGCGAGCACCAACTGCGGCAGGATCTCGTGAACGACGTGGCCCACGAGCTTCGCACGCCTCTCACGGCTCTCCGCTGCCGCCTCGAGACCGTGCTCGATGGCCTCTCGCCCGATCCCGCCGCGGCCATTCGCGACCTGCACGAGGAAGTGCTCCACCTCGGCCGCCTGGTTGACGACCTCCAGGAACTGGCCACCGCGGAGGCACGCGAACTCAGGTTGCAGATCCAGGACGTCGGCGTCGATGCGGTCGTACGGTCGGCGGTGCGGGCGGCTGGTCTCGACGAGGACAGCCGCGTGCGCCTTCTTCTCGCACCAGGCCTCGTCGCCCGCGCGGACGCCGCCCGTCTCCGGCAGGTCGTGTTGAACCTGCTCACCAACGCCGTCCGCCACACGCCCCAGACCGGGCGCATCGAGGTTCGAAGCCGCGCCGACGGCAGCGAGGCGGCGATCGAGGTTGAGAACACCGGCAGCCATCTCGACGAGGACCAGCTGAAGAGGATCTTCGATCGCTTCTATCGTGCGGATCCGGCTCGCCAGCGCGTGACCGGCGGCTCGGGGCTCGGCCTGGCGATCGTGAAGCATCTCGTCGAGGCACAGGGCGGCCGGGTCCGGGCCGCGAGCGGCCGGGACACTGTCACGGTTGGCATCGCCCTGCCCGCGGCGCGCGAGTAGCCGCACGAGCGCGTCCTGCCTCTCCTCGCGACGGACCGTAGTTCTTGCAGCCGGCCCCGAAGCTCGTCAGAATGGGCACGCGACACGGTTCAGGGGACTGGCGCTCATGTCTCAACCAGGGCAGACAGCGCGCGATCGCGCTGAAGATTTTCTGACGATCGCCGCCGAATTCCACCTCGGCGACCTCCTCACCGAATCGTCACATCCGCGTTCGGCCGGTCTCTGCGGCGTCGCACGAGAGAACGCGGCGGCGGGTCTTGGCGTGCTCTTCGACGTGGACCGCGACGTGGTGGAGACGTACGACACGTGGTCGCGATCGAATCAGCCGGAACAGATCGTCCAGGAACTCCTCGGGGCTCTCCTGGGCGGCGGCCGCGTGTTCTTCACGGGCTGCGGCGCCACCGGCCGTCTCAGCATTCAACTCGACGCCGCCTGGCGCGCGTTCTGGCAGGAGCGGCGCGCGTGCGGCCGGGCCACACCCAGTCCCGACCGCTGGGAGAATCGTACCCGCAGCGTGATGGCCGGGGGTGACTACGCGCTGATCAAGTCGGTGGAGGGGTTCGAGGATTTCGCCCCGTTCGGTCGCAAGCAGATTGGCGACCTCGGCGTGAAAACCGGCGACGTCGTCTTCGCAATCACGGAGGGCGGCGAGACATCATTCGTCATCGGCACGGCCTGGCAGGGGCTGGATGCCGGCGCTCGCGTCTTCTTCGTCTACAACAACCCCGATGACCTGCTGCGTGCGCACGTCCGCCGAAGCCGTGAGGTGCTGGACGAGGCGCGCATCCAGAAGGTGAACCTGACGACCGGGCCGATGGCCATCACCGGATCGACGCGCATGCAGGCGACGAGCATCCAGCTCGCGGTGATGCTGACGATCCTCGAGATG
This DNA window, taken from Vicinamibacterales bacterium, encodes the following:
- a CDS encoding ATP-binding protein; this encodes MTTNLRTRLLLTVGGLALAALVAVALAARQGARQEFIRFQETERRAESSGLPDLARELAHELDGHCCAPVPMAAIGRRVPATALLVVTGADGGLVASAGKAVAQLEDLSVHVAGDVISLDATRRGGRIVNRIGLRFRLSPLPVRLGDGRPAFLFLLPLPDEQRDRNASAFLGSLDRRLLVATAVVAVLAVFLTWLLARGVVRPLQELRAATGALARGHRSHRVVPRGSRETRDLAASFNDMASALEREHQLRQDLVNDVAHELRTPLTALRCRLETVLDGLSPDPAAAIRDLHEEVLHLGRLVDDLQELATAEARELRLQIQDVGVDAVVRSAVRAAGLDEDSRVRLLLAPGLVARADAARLRQVVLNLLTNAVRHTPQTGRIEVRSRADGSEAAIEVENTGSHLDEDQLKRIFDRFYRADPARQRVTGGSGLGLAIVKHLVEAQGGRVRAASGRDTVTVGIALPAARE